The following proteins come from a genomic window of Proteinivorax hydrogeniformans:
- a CDS encoding pro-sigmaK processing inhibitor BofA family protein → MEKNYELLFIVIMLLFATAIILRPLLRQGKSMLKLLVFAGVGLASLVFLNLFGHFFNMYLPINYVTVLVSGGLGLPGVILLTALKFILM, encoded by the coding sequence ATGGAAAAAAACTACGAGTTGCTTTTTATTGTTATAATGCTTTTGTTTGCAACAGCAATTATTTTAAGACCTTTGCTAAGGCAAGGAAAGTCGATGTTAAAACTATTAGTTTTTGCAGGCGTTGGTTTGGCGTCGCTGGTTTTCTTGAATTTGTTTGGACACTTTTTCAACATGTACTTACCGATAAACTATGTCACGGTTTTAGTTTCTGGAGGGCTCGGATTACCAGGTGTTATATTGTTGACTGCATTAAAGTTTATTCTTATGTGA
- a CDS encoding DUF2508 family protein gives MIRLVKLLKGIKNYFLEDGNPVDVPQSKSAIQLLEEAKKEWQCAREYFNNVSDPELVDYAIFSVQAAEKRYEYLLKKEKQVNKEKEYILKRNE, from the coding sequence ATGATAAGGTTAGTAAAACTTTTAAAAGGAATAAAAAACTATTTTCTAGAGGATGGTAACCCAGTAGATGTTCCTCAATCTAAAAGTGCTATCCAGTTACTAGAAGAGGCAAAAAAAGAATGGCAATGTGCTAGAGAGTATTTCAATAATGTAAGCGACCCAGAGTTAGTTGATTACGCTATTTTCTCAGTTCAAGCTGCAGAAAAACGCTATGAGTATCTATTAAAAAAAGAAAAACAAGTAAATAAGGAAAAAGAGTATATTTTAAAAAGAAATGAATAA
- a CDS encoding YbaB/EbfC family nucleoid-associated protein, whose product MFKGGNMNKAMKQMKKMQSDMAKMQEELKEKTVEATAGGGAVKVVANGHKEVKDIAIDPEAVDPDDVEMLQDLVLAAVNEALKTADDMVEKEMQKVTGGMQLPPGLF is encoded by the coding sequence ATGTTTAAAGGTGGAAATATGAATAAGGCTATGAAACAGATGAAAAAAATGCAATCTGATATGGCTAAAATGCAAGAAGAATTAAAGGAAAAAACAGTTGAAGCTACAGCTGGAGGCGGAGCAGTCAAGGTAGTAGCTAATGGGCACAAAGAAGTAAAGGACATCGCAATCGATCCAGAAGCTGTAGATCCAGATGATGTGGAAATGCTTCAAGATTTAGTTTTAGCAGCTGTAAATGAAGCGCTAAAAACTGCAGACGATATGGTGGAGAAGGAAATGCAAAAAGTTACAGGAGGAATGCAACTCCCTCCAGGGTTGTTTTAG
- the dnaX gene encoding DNA polymerase III subunit gamma/tau: protein MGYKALYRKLRPTNFEEGYVAQKHIRRTLQNSLENNQIAHAYLFSGPRGTGKTSTAKILAKAVNCKDGPQKNPCNTCSSCEKINENNSLDVLEIDAASNRGIDEIRELRERVRYAPSESRYKVYIIDEVHMLTVEAFNALLKTLEDPPQHVIFILATTEAHKLPSTILSRCQRFDFRRFSIEEIAGYLTEVCSNAGASIDRESAEIISRRADGSLRDALSLLDQILVYKQGDEVKKELVLSSLGVTSNDTVWEMVDDISGKKVAAAMDKVDWIVEEGKDIHQFLSDLISAYRDIMLKSVSKEKADVGVSPMEAITTIEVLTEGQKQIRYSSHPKILLETLIIKTMEGKDRKIVELEKKIYDLENKFDTKEFSPPPSNQMQQVNNIDPGPKQGVNLKYIRDNWDKILYNVKKENVSTHAWLKEGVVDSLEGNTIIIKYGDKFILHADNVMKEQHKSVIEKVLQDVCNAELKIKSQKKHSKTGPVKKKQQKSSMVAKAQEIFGEDLVEIEEN from the coding sequence ATGGGATATAAGGCTTTGTACCGTAAGTTAAGACCGACAAACTTTGAAGAAGGCTATGTTGCTCAAAAACATATAAGGCGCACTTTACAAAACAGCTTAGAAAACAATCAAATAGCTCATGCTTATCTCTTTTCTGGACCAAGAGGAACGGGTAAAACTAGTACTGCAAAAATCTTAGCAAAAGCTGTAAATTGTAAAGATGGACCTCAAAAGAATCCATGTAACACTTGTTCAAGTTGTGAAAAGATAAATGAAAATAACAGCTTAGATGTACTTGAGATTGATGCTGCTTCAAACAGGGGGATAGACGAAATTAGAGAACTTAGAGAAAGAGTTCGATATGCGCCTTCTGAAAGCAGGTACAAAGTGTATATTATCGATGAGGTACATATGTTAACTGTGGAGGCATTTAATGCACTACTTAAAACCTTAGAAGACCCTCCTCAACATGTTATTTTTATTTTAGCCACTACAGAAGCTCATAAGTTACCGTCTACCATCCTATCTAGGTGTCAGAGATTTGATTTTAGAAGGTTTAGCATCGAAGAAATAGCTGGATACTTAACGGAAGTCTGTTCTAATGCCGGGGCTTCCATTGATAGAGAGTCTGCAGAAATTATCTCCCGCAGGGCTGATGGGAGTTTGCGTGATGCTTTAAGCTTACTAGACCAGATTCTTGTCTATAAACAGGGAGATGAGGTAAAAAAAGAGTTGGTTTTATCTTCGCTGGGCGTAACTTCCAATGATACAGTTTGGGAAATGGTTGACGATATTTCAGGTAAAAAAGTAGCAGCAGCCATGGATAAAGTAGACTGGATTGTGGAAGAGGGAAAGGATATACATCAATTTTTAAGTGATTTAATCTCAGCATATAGGGATATTATGCTAAAAAGCGTCAGCAAGGAAAAAGCTGATGTTGGCGTATCCCCTATGGAAGCAATCACTACTATAGAGGTCTTGACAGAAGGGCAAAAGCAAATAAGGTACTCCTCTCATCCTAAGATTTTATTGGAAACTTTAATAATAAAAACCATGGAGGGGAAAGACAGAAAGATTGTGGAGCTGGAAAAAAAGATCTATGATTTAGAAAACAAGTTTGACACAAAGGAGTTTTCGCCTCCCCCTTCTAATCAAATGCAACAAGTAAACAATATTGACCCAGGGCCTAAACAAGGTGTTAACCTAAAATATATTAGGGATAACTGGGATAAAATATTGTATAATGTAAAAAAAGAGAATGTCTCTACACACGCCTGGTTAAAGGAAGGGGTAGTTGATAGTTTAGAGGGAAACACCATAATTATAAAATATGGTGATAAGTTTATATTACATGCTGATAATGTCATGAAAGAACAGCATAAGTCTGTAATAGAAAAAGTTTTACAAGATGTATGTAACGCAGAGTTAAAGATTAAATCACAAAAAAAACATAGCAAAACAGGTCCTGTTAAAAAAAAACAGCAGAAAAGCTCAATGGTAGCTAAAGCTCAAGAAATCTTTGGAGAGGACCTTGTAGAAATAGAAGAAAATTAA
- a CDS encoding sigma factor G inhibitor Gin: MDKKCIICSFHKQKGMKILDSFICTRCINLISTTEVENPNYSDILNRMKKIWNCDGQAAES; encoded by the coding sequence ATGGATAAAAAGTGTATCATATGTAGTTTTCACAAGCAAAAGGGTATGAAGATATTAGACAGTTTTATCTGTACAAGATGTATTAACTTGATATCTACTACCGAGGTGGAAAATCCTAATTACTCCGATATTTTAAATAGGATGAAAAAAATTTGGAATTGTGATGGACAAGCGGCAGAAAGTTAA
- a CDS encoding ABC transporter permease subunit, translated as MFPKIPLGEGAEWVENFLVDNFGLLFNLIRDGVDGIVGFLQTMLYMPIYWVPLAFALIFMLHFKIGLSVNDFKLPKWLTVILSLIISVFVIQGLNLVLLPFLSVNIVGLALLFFLTRSVKVTAAQILMFVVAYATGIFVPELTSPIMFAVFIGSLAYTRSGTGVAVFAALGIMLISNIGLWEQSVQTISLILTSTLLALVISIPLGILAAKNDTVDAFLRPILDFMQTMPAFVYLIPAVVLFDIGSTPAAVATIIFAMPPAIRLTNLGIRQVPEELVEAGKAFGSTPSQMLFKIQLPQAMPTIMAGINQCIMLSLSMVVIASMIGARGLGSVVMRGVSQLETGVGFEGGIAVVIIAIILDRLTQGVSK; from the coding sequence ATGTTTCCTAAAATTCCTTTAGGAGAAGGAGCAGAATGGGTTGAAAACTTTTTAGTAGACAACTTTGGACTTCTTTTTAATTTAATTCGAGATGGAGTAGATGGTATAGTAGGTTTTTTACAAACAATGCTATATATGCCAATATATTGGGTTCCGCTAGCATTTGCTCTAATTTTTATGTTGCACTTTAAAATAGGCTTATCTGTTAATGATTTTAAACTTCCAAAATGGTTGACAGTTATCTTGTCTCTGATTATATCGGTTTTTGTAATACAGGGTCTTAACCTTGTGCTATTACCTTTCCTTTCGGTTAACATTGTTGGGTTAGCACTATTATTTTTTCTAACAAGATCTGTAAAGGTGACAGCTGCTCAAATCTTAATGTTTGTGGTGGCGTATGCGACTGGTATATTCGTACCTGAACTAACATCACCTATTATGTTTGCGGTTTTTATTGGTTCTTTAGCCTATACTCGCTCTGGAACTGGAGTAGCTGTTTTTGCTGCTTTAGGCATAATGCTAATAAGTAACATTGGGTTATGGGAGCAATCAGTACAAACTATTTCACTAATCTTAACTTCAACTCTTTTAGCATTAGTTATTTCAATACCATTAGGCATCTTAGCTGCAAAAAATGACACAGTTGATGCATTTTTAAGGCCTATTCTTGACTTTATGCAGACAATGCCTGCATTTGTGTACTTAATACCAGCGGTTGTGTTGTTTGACATAGGCTCTACTCCGGCGGCAGTTGCTACAATAATCTTTGCTATGCCTCCGGCTATTAGGCTTACAAATTTAGGTATAAGACAGGTGCCTGAAGAGTTAGTTGAAGCAGGGAAAGCTTTCGGTTCCACGCCTTCACAAATGCTTTTTAAAATTCAACTGCCACAAGCTATGCCTACTATCATGGCAGGTATTAACCAATGTATAATGCTTTCGCTTTCTATGGTAGTAATTGCTTCGATGATTGGTGCGAGAGGCTTAGGGAGTGTAGTAATGAGAGGTGTAAGCCAACTTGAGACAGGAGTAGGTTTTGAAGGTGGTATAGCTGTTGTTATTATTGCTATCATTCTAGATAGGCTTACCCAAGGGGTAAGCAAATAA
- the guaB gene encoding IMP dehydrogenase has product MMNEKFISMDGLTFDDVLLVPQKSNVLPHKANLKTQLTKDITLNVPLLSAGMDTVTEAKTAIAMAREGGIGVIHKNMSIAQQSSEVDKVKRSEHGVITDPFYLKEDDILEDASKIMAKYRISGVPICRDEKLVGIITNRDLRFVEDLTQPIKEVMTKDNLIVAKEGTNLSQAREILMKHKIEKLPIVDESFNLKGLITIKDIEKAKMYPNSAKDKNGRLLVAAAVGTGADTMERVSALVDAKVDVIVVDTAHGHSQGVLDTVTKIKNEFSSIQVIGGNVATPEATEDLISAGADAVKVGIGPGSICTTRVVAGVGVPQITAVYQCSQVAKKHNTPIIADGGVKYSGDIVKALAAGASTVMLGSLLAGTDESPGETEIYAGRSYKVYRGMGSMGAMEKGSKDRYFQHNQKKLVPEGVEGRVPYKGYLSDTIYQLLGGIRAGMGYCGAADIKSLNNDAKFVKITGAGLQESHPHHIDITKEAPNYS; this is encoded by the coding sequence ATAATGAATGAAAAATTTATATCTATGGACGGACTAACTTTTGATGATGTGCTTTTAGTACCACAAAAATCCAATGTATTACCTCACAAAGCAAACTTAAAAACACAACTTACCAAAGATATCACTTTGAATGTTCCACTTCTTAGTGCGGGAATGGATACTGTTACAGAAGCAAAAACAGCCATTGCCATGGCAAGAGAAGGTGGTATAGGTGTAATACACAAGAATATGAGTATAGCGCAGCAAAGCTCAGAAGTGGACAAAGTAAAACGATCAGAACACGGAGTAATAACAGATCCTTTTTACTTAAAAGAGGATGATATCTTAGAAGATGCTTCAAAAATCATGGCAAAATATAGGATATCAGGAGTTCCCATATGCCGTGATGAAAAGCTTGTGGGGATTATAACCAATAGAGATTTAAGGTTTGTGGAAGATTTAACTCAACCTATAAAAGAGGTTATGACAAAAGATAACCTAATAGTTGCTAAGGAAGGAACTAACCTAAGCCAAGCTAGAGAAATACTAATGAAGCATAAGATCGAAAAACTTCCTATAGTAGATGAAAGTTTTAACCTAAAGGGACTTATAACAATCAAAGATATTGAAAAAGCAAAGATGTATCCTAACTCCGCAAAAGATAAAAATGGAAGACTGTTAGTAGCTGCAGCCGTTGGCACAGGAGCTGACACGATGGAAAGGGTATCTGCATTAGTTGATGCTAAAGTCGATGTAATAGTTGTAGACACTGCTCATGGTCACTCTCAGGGGGTACTAGATACAGTTACAAAGATTAAAAATGAATTTTCTAGCATACAGGTTATTGGCGGTAATGTAGCTACCCCAGAGGCAACAGAAGACCTAATATCCGCAGGGGCTGATGCAGTAAAAGTAGGAATAGGACCAGGATCTATTTGCACAACAAGGGTTGTTGCTGGAGTAGGAGTTCCCCAAATAACTGCAGTTTATCAATGTAGCCAAGTTGCAAAAAAACACAACACCCCTATAATTGCTGATGGCGGTGTTAAGTACTCTGGAGACATTGTAAAAGCGCTTGCTGCTGGCGCATCTACTGTTATGTTGGGAAGCTTGCTAGCAGGAACCGATGAAAGTCCAGGAGAGACTGAGATTTACGCAGGAAGAAGCTATAAAGTCTATAGAGGAATGGGATCTATGGGTGCTATGGAAAAAGGAAGTAAAGATAGATACTTCCAACACAACCAGAAAAAGTTAGTTCCTGAAGGTGTAGAGGGCAGGGTGCCGTATAAGGGCTACCTTTCAGACACAATTTATCAGCTGCTAGGCGGTATAAGGGCAGGGATGGGATACTGCGGTGCTGCAGATATAAAATCCTTAAACAATGACGCTAAATTTGTAAAAATAACAGGAGCTGGGCTGCAGGAAAGCCACCCTCATCATATAGATATTACAAAAGAGGCACCAAACTATAGCTAA
- the serS gene encoding serine--tRNA ligase, whose protein sequence is MIDLKILRKEPETFMEAITKRGGDPEVVKKIQELDKKRRELLGETENLKRKRNEVSKEIAQLKREKKDAEEKIKAMRKVGDDIKGIDTQLADIEEKVTTLALEIPNVPNESVPVGTSEEQNQQIKKWGEIPKFEFQPKAHWDVGGDLDILDFERAGKVTGTRFVFLKGLAAKLERALINFMLDTHQEHGYTELMTPYMVNSESMQGTGQFPKFKEDAFSVENKYYLIPTAEVPVTNFHRDEILASDELPRKFTAFTPCFRAEAGAHGRDTRGLIRQHQFNKVELVKITKPEESYFELEKLLEDAERILRLLKLPYRVVNLCTGDLGFSAAKTYDIEVWFPSFETYREISSCSNFEDFQARRANIKYREQPKHKAKLVHTLNGSGLAVGRTVAAILENYQNEDGTVTIPEVLRPYLGGKEKISK, encoded by the coding sequence ATGATAGATTTAAAAATACTTAGAAAAGAACCAGAAACATTTATGGAGGCTATAACAAAAAGGGGGGGAGATCCAGAGGTAGTTAAAAAGATACAAGAGCTAGATAAGAAAAGACGAGAACTTTTGGGTGAAACAGAAAATTTAAAAAGAAAACGTAATGAAGTCTCCAAAGAAATAGCACAACTCAAAAGAGAGAAAAAAGACGCTGAAGAAAAAATCAAAGCTATGCGAAAAGTTGGAGATGACATAAAAGGGATTGATACACAGCTAGCTGATATAGAAGAAAAAGTAACAACACTGGCCTTAGAAATACCCAATGTTCCCAATGAATCAGTTCCTGTAGGGACAAGTGAAGAGCAAAACCAACAAATAAAAAAATGGGGAGAGATACCAAAGTTTGAGTTTCAGCCCAAAGCTCATTGGGACGTCGGAGGAGATTTAGATATATTAGATTTTGAAAGGGCTGGCAAGGTAACAGGAACACGATTTGTGTTTTTAAAAGGTTTGGCAGCTAAGTTAGAAAGAGCGTTAATTAACTTCATGCTTGACACACATCAAGAGCATGGCTATACTGAGTTAATGACTCCTTACATGGTTAACAGCGAAAGCATGCAGGGAACAGGTCAATTTCCAAAGTTTAAAGAGGATGCTTTTTCTGTGGAAAACAAATACTATCTTATCCCTACAGCAGAAGTGCCTGTGACCAATTTTCATAGAGATGAAATTTTAGCTAGTGATGAATTGCCCCGAAAGTTTACAGCTTTCACACCTTGTTTTAGGGCAGAAGCTGGAGCACACGGTAGAGATACTAGAGGACTTATACGACAGCACCAGTTTAACAAGGTAGAGTTAGTAAAAATAACAAAACCAGAAGAGTCTTATTTTGAGTTAGAAAAGCTTTTAGAAGATGCCGAGAGAATACTTAGGTTGTTAAAATTACCATATAGGGTGGTAAACCTTTGTACAGGGGATTTAGGTTTTTCTGCTGCTAAAACATATGATATAGAAGTGTGGTTTCCAAGTTTTGAGACTTACAGAGAAATCTCCTCATGTAGTAACTTCGAGGACTTTCAAGCAAGAAGGGCCAACATTAAATATAGAGAGCAGCCTAAACACAAAGCTAAGTTAGTGCACACTTTAAATGGTTCAGGACTAGCAGTAGGAAGGACTGTTGCTGCAATCTTAGAGAACTACCAAAATGAAGATGGAACGGTAACAATTCCAGAAGTTTTAAGACCCTATTTAGGTGGAAAAGAGAAGATTTCAAAATAA
- a CDS encoding glycine betaine/L-proline ABC transporter ATP-binding protein, which translates to MSDKLIVKDLYKVFGKKPKRGVELLNKGKSKEEILRKNNLTVAVNNANFTVKKGEVFVIMGLSGSGKSTLVRCLNRLLDPTAGEVILDGKNISNLNDTELRKVRRKSMSMVFQNFALLPSRTVLSNVEYGLEVQGIEKEEREKKAMTALKQVGLSGYEHNLPSQLSGGMQQRVGLARALANNPDILLMDEAFSALDPLIRSDMQDELLDLQEEMQKTIIFITHDLDEALKIGDRIMLMKDGETVQIGTAEEILSNPANDYVKRFVQGVNRSEILTAEDVMAKPFTTVGGNQGPRVALKEMREHGINSVLVTEKRKLKGVVHIDDVYKAIEQGKKELNGIVKENEVNTVYPDTSIQELIEVTASDSLPTAVVNKENKLLGVVVKGSVLEALIPERGEDNVS; encoded by the coding sequence TTGTCTGATAAGTTAATAGTAAAGGACTTATATAAAGTTTTTGGCAAAAAACCCAAAAGGGGCGTTGAGCTTCTTAATAAAGGTAAATCTAAGGAAGAGATTTTAAGAAAGAACAATTTAACTGTGGCAGTTAACAATGCAAACTTTACTGTTAAAAAAGGTGAGGTTTTTGTAATTATGGGGCTGTCGGGAAGTGGGAAGTCAACTCTTGTCCGCTGTCTAAATAGACTTTTAGATCCGACTGCTGGAGAAGTTATCTTAGATGGTAAAAACATCTCCAACCTTAACGATACAGAGCTTAGAAAGGTACGTAGAAAGTCAATGAGTATGGTCTTTCAAAACTTTGCCCTACTTCCTTCACGGACCGTGCTTTCAAATGTGGAGTATGGCCTGGAAGTTCAAGGAATAGAAAAAGAAGAAAGAGAAAAGAAAGCAATGACTGCGCTTAAACAAGTTGGTTTGTCTGGCTATGAGCACAACCTACCTAGTCAGCTAAGTGGAGGTATGCAGCAAAGGGTCGGTCTAGCCAGAGCTTTAGCTAACAACCCTGATATTTTGTTAATGGATGAAGCTTTTAGCGCGTTAGACCCACTAATTAGAAGTGATATGCAGGATGAACTTTTGGATTTACAAGAAGAAATGCAAAAGACCATCATTTTTATCACTCATGATTTAGATGAGGCGCTTAAAATTGGTGATAGAATAATGCTTATGAAAGATGGAGAAACAGTTCAAATAGGAACAGCTGAAGAAATTCTTTCTAACCCTGCTAATGACTATGTGAAGCGCTTTGTGCAGGGAGTTAATAGAAGTGAGATTTTAACAGCTGAAGATGTGATGGCAAAGCCGTTTACTACAGTTGGTGGTAATCAGGGACCGAGGGTTGCACTTAAAGAAATGAGAGAGCACGGTATCAACTCCGTATTAGTAACAGAGAAAAGAAAACTAAAAGGCGTTGTTCACATCGACGATGTTTATAAAGCCATAGAACAAGGTAAGAAAGAATTAAATGGGATAGTAAAAGAAAACGAGGTTAACACTGTGTATCCAGATACAAGCATACAAGAACTAATAGAGGTAACAGCTAGTGATTCCTTACCTACCGCAGTAGTTAATAAAGAAAATAAGCTGCTAGGTGTGGTTGTAAAGGGAAGCGTGCTAGAAGCCCTAATACCAGAAAGGGGTGAAGACAATGTTTCCTAA
- a CDS encoding glycine betaine ABC transporter substrate-binding protein: MFKKKGFVLCLVIVSIFALVAVGCANGEAEVPGETTDESVVDKFDGEITGIDSGAGVMGAAEDAIAEYGLDMELVESSDAAMTASLQRAYENEEYIVVTGWAPHWKFADFNLKFLEDPKGVFGGEETINTITRQDFADEHPEVNQFLENYFLGAEDLAGAIGMMEEIDDRDEAAQAWIEENRELVDSWTEGIEVSEAGELSVTYVEWACATASTYVVRNILQDEFGYDVEVDALQAGAMWQGVASGAADFLLAAWLPGTHESYYADYSDDIVDLGPNYEGAAIGLVVPEYVDVDSIEELVE; the protein is encoded by the coding sequence ATGTTTAAGAAAAAAGGTTTTGTTTTATGTTTAGTTATCGTTTCAATTTTTGCGCTAGTAGCTGTAGGATGCGCTAACGGTGAGGCAGAAGTCCCTGGTGAAACTACGGATGAATCAGTTGTAGATAAGTTTGATGGAGAAATAACAGGGATCGACTCTGGAGCAGGTGTCATGGGAGCTGCAGAAGATGCGATTGCAGAATATGGTTTAGATATGGAACTAGTTGAGAGTAGCGATGCTGCAATGACAGCAAGTCTACAAAGAGCTTATGAAAATGAAGAGTACATTGTTGTAACAGGATGGGCACCACACTGGAAGTTTGCTGATTTTAACTTAAAGTTTTTAGAAGATCCTAAGGGTGTTTTTGGTGGAGAAGAGACTATTAACACTATAACTAGGCAGGATTTTGCAGATGAGCACCCAGAAGTAAACCAGTTTTTAGAAAACTACTTCTTAGGTGCAGAAGATTTAGCTGGAGCGATCGGTATGATGGAAGAGATAGATGATAGAGATGAAGCTGCGCAAGCTTGGATTGAAGAAAATAGAGAGCTTGTTGACAGCTGGACTGAAGGAATTGAAGTAAGTGAAGCAGGCGAACTAAGCGTTACCTATGTAGAGTGGGCCTGCGCAACAGCAAGTACTTATGTAGTAAGAAACATTCTTCAAGACGAGTTTGGATACGATGTAGAAGTTGATGCTCTACAAGCAGGAGCTATGTGGCAAGGGGTTGCTTCTGGTGCTGCAGACTTCTTATTAGCAGCTTGGTTGCCAGGAACTCATGAGAGTTACTATGCTGATTACAGTGATGATATCGTAGACTTAGGTCCAAACTATGAAGGGGCGGCTATAGGATTAGTTGTTCCAGAATATGTAGATGTGGACTCTATTGAAGAATTAGTTGAATAA
- the recR gene encoding recombination mediator RecR: protein MEGQSVYLTQLVESLQMLPGVGKKSAQRLAYYIMKMPQQEAKRLSESISNVRNKVKECIVCSNFTENEKCPICMNEKRDKESICVVQEAKDIGVMERIGEYNGYYHVLKGVISPMEGIGPDELNIPSLLNRIREGKIKEVIVATNPNVEGEATAMYLAKLIRPLGAKVTRIAHGLPVGGDIEYADEVTLSRAMQGRMEI from the coding sequence ATGGAAGGACAGTCAGTTTATCTTACTCAGTTGGTGGAATCTTTACAGATGCTGCCAGGAGTGGGAAAAAAGTCGGCGCAGAGATTGGCGTATTACATAATGAAAATGCCACAGCAAGAAGCAAAAAGGTTGTCTGAGTCAATTTCTAACGTTCGAAATAAAGTAAAAGAATGTATAGTGTGTAGTAATTTCACTGAAAACGAAAAGTGTCCTATATGTATGAATGAAAAAAGGGATAAAGAATCAATATGCGTTGTTCAAGAAGCTAAAGACATTGGGGTTATGGAAAGGATAGGGGAGTATAACGGCTATTACCATGTGCTAAAAGGAGTCATATCTCCTATGGAGGGGATAGGGCCCGACGAATTAAATATACCCTCACTATTAAATAGGATAAGAGAAGGTAAAATAAAGGAAGTAATTGTAGCAACCAACCCAAATGTTGAAGGAGAGGCTACGGCAATGTATCTGGCTAAGCTTATAAGGCCTTTGGGTGCGAAAGTTACTAGAATTGCACATGGCTTACCGGTCGGTGGGGATATTGAATATGCCGATGAAGTCACTTTATCAAGAGCCATGCAAGGAAGAATGGAAATATAG
- a CDS encoding nucleoside deaminase produces the protein MQVALKQAQKALRLNEVPIGAVVVKKGEVISVGHNLRETLKDPTAHAEMVALRRAAQTLGGWRLIDCQIYVTVEPCFMCTSTIIQSRIKKVVFGASEPKMGGLGSKIDMPKQLQTNIEVVSGVCEQESIELLNTFFSKLRR, from the coding sequence ATGCAGGTAGCCCTTAAACAAGCGCAAAAAGCTCTGAGGTTAAATGAAGTTCCTATAGGAGCCGTAGTGGTTAAAAAGGGTGAGGTTATTTCAGTAGGTCATAATCTTAGAGAAACATTAAAAGATCCAACTGCTCATGCTGAAATGGTAGCGTTAAGAAGAGCTGCGCAAACCTTAGGTGGTTGGAGGTTGATTGACTGTCAGATTTATGTTACAGTTGAACCGTGCTTTATGTGCACCTCCACGATAATACAAAGCAGAATTAAAAAAGTGGTTTTTGGTGCTTCGGAACCTAAAATGGGTGGACTTGGTTCCAAAATAGACATGCCTAAACAATTACAAACTAACATTGAAGTTGTTTCAGGGGTTTGCGAGCAAGAATCTATAGAGTTACTAAATACTTTCTTTTCTAAATTAAGAAGATAA